The following proteins are co-located in the Apium graveolens cultivar Ventura chromosome 5, ASM990537v1, whole genome shotgun sequence genome:
- the LOC141660495 gene encoding uncharacterized protein LOC141660495 has protein sequence MEKLAYALILASRKLRPYFQAHRVEVRTSFPLRKVMHKPEASGRMMKWAVELGQFDVEYKPRTAIKGQALANFFLEFPSSHEVSGNECATESTPMEIPMENCSPWWTLYVDGAVNGNGAGSGIVLVSPEGHKLQSSIHFGFKATNNDAEYEALIAGLKLALEMKVENLNVFSDSMLVVGHIKGGFQARGPRTDLYMRHAQELMGKFKEVNLEQIPRTQNADADALAKLGSQREATLLGVIPLEIQEQHLSG, from the coding sequence ATGGAAAAATTGGCCTATGCCCTAATTTTAGCCTCAAGGAAGTTGAGGCCGTATTTTCAAGCACATCGGGTGGAAGTCAGAACTTCATTTCCCCTAAGGAAGGTTATGCACAAACCTGAAGCTTCGGGAAGGATGATGAAATGGGCTGTCGAGCTGGGGCAATTTGATGTGGAGTATAAGCCCAGGACTGCTATTAAGGGGCAAGCTTTGGCCAATTTCTTCCTGGAATTCCCCTCTTCGCATGAAGTAAGTGGGAATGAATGCGCCACTGAATCAACACCTATGGAAATCCCCATGGAAAACTGCTCACCTTGGTGGACTTTATATGTTGATGGGGCTGTGAATGGGAATGGAGCAGGCTCGGGTATAGTGCTGGTTAGCCCTGAAGGGCATAAACTTCAAAGTTCTATTCACTTTGGCTTTAAGGCAACCAATAACGATGCTGAATACGAGGCACTAATAGCAGGATTAAAGCTGGCCCTCGAGATGAAGGTTGAGAATCTCAATGTGTTTAGTGATTCGATGCTAGTGGTTGGACATATCAAAGGAGGCTTTCAGGCTAGAGGCCCCCGTACTGACCTATATATGAGGCATGCACAAGAGCTGATGGGTAAATTCAAGGAAGTTAACCTGGAACAAATTCCCCGCACACAAAATGCGGATGCAGATGCCTTGGCCAAACTAGGATCTCAAAGGGAGGCTACACTGTTGGGAGTAATACCCCTGGAGATCCAAGAGCAGCATCTTTCAGGCTGA
- the LOC141660497 gene encoding secreted RxLR effector protein 161-like translates to MEPQEQITKDERGNPVDPSQYKSIVGGLRYLVHTRPDIAYAVGIVSRHMERPTEMHMNAVNRILRYVKGTIDFGLLYSKSSGNNVLTGYSDSDFAGNIEDRKSTGGMAFYLDESVITWVSQKQKCVALSSCEAEFMAATAAACQAIWLRKLLSQITSEPTGPVILYIDNKSAIDLAKNPVFHGRSKHIDTRYHFIRECVERKEIVVKHISSEMQRADVLTKALSTVKFERMRMLLGVKSLEEIKVI, encoded by the coding sequence ATGGAACCGCAGGAACAGATCACCAAGGATGAAAGAGGAAATCCTGTGGATCCAAGTCAGTACAAAAGCATTGTAGGTGGGCTTCGTTACCTCGTGCATACGCGTCCAGACATAGCGTATGCTGTGGGCATCGTAAGCAGACATATGGAACGACCCACAGAGATGCACATGAATGCTGTGAACCGTATATTAAGGTATGTAAAGGGCACGATAGATTTTGGTCTGTTGTATTCAAAGTCGAGTGGAAATAATGTGTTAACAGGCTATTCAGATAGTGATTTTGCTGGAAACATTGAGGATAGGAAGAGTACGGGTGGTATGGCCTTCTACCTGGATGAAAGTGTCATCACATGGGTATCTCAGAAACAAAAATGTGTCGCTCTATCTTCATGCGAGGCAGAATTTATGGCTGCAACAGCAGCTGCTTGTCAGGCAATCTGGTTGCGTAAACTATTGAGTCAGATAACAAGTGAGCCTACAGGACCAGTCATTCTATATATTGATAATAAGTCGGCGATTGATCTAGCAAAAAACCCGGTGTTTCATGGTAGAAGCAAGCACATTGATACCCGTTACCATTTCATTCGTGAGTGTGTCGAAAGGAAGGAAATAGTTGTCAAGCATATAAGTTCAGAGATGCAGCGTGCTGATGTGCTAACGAAAGCTTTGTCCACAGTTAAATTCGAACGGATGCGTATGTTGCTGGGAGTAAAAAGTCTGGAAGAAATTAAAGTAATTTAG